The segment ATCATTTTGGTCTTAAGTGAAtcatcttgtcttttttttttttttttttttttttttttgtctctgtttagGTGAAAAGCCTTTTCGCTGTGATGAGTGCGGGATGAGGTTCATCCAGAAGTACCACATGGAGAGACACAAGAGGACTCACAGCGGAGAGAAGCCCTACCAGTGTGACTACTGTCATCAGGTAAACTCTGCTTTTTGTTGGCTTGTAAGTCAGTGCATCTGGAAAGCAACAAGACTATGGTGGTGCACCATGTATTAAAAACTGCACTCAATTATGAATTGGTGCCATATTAGTGGTCTTTATGCGTGCGGCACTGCAGGATGTGATCACAGAGCGTATAGAATGAAGTTAAGAAAATACTGGCCGACGCTTCTGTATAGTTAGCTAAAGTCCTCCTAGGCAAGTCGTGCCACTCGGCCGCCATTTTGGCAACGCCCCCGGGCAGCTAttttggactaacaagaccaggctcctatctgaatgaatggggagagagccagaaatgcactttcactggtcaccgggacataaaaactacatgaatagagaATCAgcagagttgtattgaggatgcgATTGaatggcgtgtctcctctaaaaTGTCTTTGAGTTAACCCAGTCTTTAATGGGTTATCGCTacattgtgtgtctgtttactggttaaaatatatgtattttgtcCTCTATCCACAGTACTTCTCCAGAACAGATCGGGTTTTAAAGCACAGACGAATGTGTCACGAgaatagagagagaaaggccAACAAGGCAGCTGGTAAAGTTGGGCCTTTGCGGGAAGCAGATTCTTTAGGCCTCTCCTTTCTTACCAAAGAGTGTTCGCTCCCCAAGAAGAAGCGGCAAAAGTGTGCAGACAGGAGTTCAGGTGCTTCCACTGCCAACCAGACAGATGGGCCAGCTGCCTCTGTTGTAGGAatggaggaaaaggaggagcagAGACAGAATAAAATTGAAGGTCTACCTCTCTATGCTGTGCCCTCCAAAGTCAAACATGAGTATGTGATTGCAGATTACTCCGTGGAACTTCCTGAAGAAACGGCCGGCCAACACCAAGAGGGAGAAGTGTCTTCAGAAGACACGACTCCTCCCAAACTAGTCCTGAAGAAAGTCCCCAAGAGGAGTCTTAAACAGTCTAATGAACAAACTCCTCCCTGCCTGTCCACTTTGTCTTCCTTTGAGGAAAACACTAAGGTCACACAGTACACCTTTGAGATCGTGGACAAGCAGGGCCTTTTAGACGTAGAGAGCAACACTGAACTAGAGTCAGTTGAAACTCTTCAAGGAGGTCCAACAAAGCCAGCAGCTAGCAGCACAAACTACGACGATGCCATGCAGTTTCTCAAGAAGAAACGTTACCTTCAGGCTGCAATGGCCAACAACAGTCGGGACTACGGCCTGAACACGAGCAGCATTTCTTCTCAGCCGCCTGTTACACAAACTGTGGTGTCAGCCGTCATTGACGAGACTGTTCCTGCCACCATTCTGGAGCCCCAGCCCATCAGCGCAGAGATTAAAGCCACACATGACAAGCATGTGTTGCCAGATGAGGTTCTCCAGACGCTGTTGGACCATTACTCCAACAAAGCCAATGGGCAGTCAGACATTTCCTTCAGTGTGGCTGATACCGAGGTGACGTCGAGCATATCCATCAATTCCTCTGATGTTTCAGACAACAGCCCCGGGGAGAGTCTCGGAGCCTCCAGTGCCCAGGCTCAGCCGGCTACCGAGAAGGTCAGCCTCTTGCAAGAATACTCCAAGTTTCTCCAGCAAGCACTGGAGAGGACCAGCCAGAACGACAGCTACCTGACCAGCCAGAGCCTCAGCTTGGTCTCTGAAAACCCCACCTTAGCTGGGCAACCTCTGTTCTCCACTGAGAAACAGTTTCCTTCCCCCAGCAGGTTCAAATCAGGGATGAGCTCTCCGCTAAGGTCCACTTTAGAGAAACCTCACTTTGGATTACTGGTTGGGGACTCCCAgcactcattttcattttcaggtgATGAGACCACCCCTCCCTCCGCAGTGTCCCCAGCTGAGGAGGACTTTTTGGGGCAGGTCTCACCCTCCAAAAAGACAGACTCTCCACAAGGCATACTGCAGACATTTCAGATAACCTCCTTCGATCAGAACTTCAAATCAACTTTTCAGACATCAAGATCTGGATCCTCTGCACAGTTTACTGTTGCCAATGGACAATTAAGTCTTCGAGGACACAGCACAGACTTCTCAGAGTTCCCCTTAGTCAGAGTCACTGAGACCAGGTCTCAACTGAACTCCTCCCCTGATGTTTCATCCAGTGAAACCTTTGGCTGAAGGCGGGGGGGATTAATTTCTGTTCATAATTTCAGCAGCACTTTACATGTCTCCTGTTTTGCCAAAACGAGTCCCATTGCAACTATGTgctattttttttacagcattttgtttggtttttttgttaaatgcaACCTTACAGAATGGAAATATGGAAAATTGATAAATCACAATTAGCATTTCCCCCTTTAAAAAGGTAATTGGAATTGTGCATTGGTATATTTCTTGCTCCAGAATGTAGATTGAAAGATTAAGACGCAACCAAAGTGAAATGCAAGAAAGTGCGAGAATGAAATATCCTATCATGCCATTGCcatatagtttatttttaatgttttgtcagTCGGTTTGCCTTGCACAAAGAAAAGATCAAGTCACTCTTGCTGCTTAATGCAACATTTCCACTTATTAAAATATAGGCCCTATTTAAATATGCCTTTTTTGCTCTCACTGTATCTACCTCCCCTTGCTATTTATCTGGTCCACTCCTAGAAACCTTTTATTCCAGCTGTGTAATTCCTGTTAAATTGTCTACTGAAATGACACCACGATTAGATCAAATCGGATTCTTCACTTTATGTTGAAGTCACTTTACTGTCACCTGAAATGGGTTTTTccacatcatatgtgtaatgaATGCTACAGGAAAGATTTAACTGATTCTATGTGACTGAAATGGAATCTAGTTTATTTTCTAGTTTATTTGGTTGTAAAGAAAGTATAGTTTTTCCTAAATTGTTGAACAATGTGTGGATAAATGTATTCCCTCTGTGGCTGAATTTCTTAGCACTGGTTTTTACAAATGTCACTAGTGCAGGATAGGCTCtggaataaaatataaaagactAAGTTGTATTAGATTTAaccttttcccctcctcctaaTCAAATAGCTGCATACATGTAATGGTTGCAGGATAATTCAGCAGTATACGTGAGTTATAGTGAAATTACTTAAGAGGATTGTGCTTCATTCTTGCACAATTTGCACATTTTTCACTAAAGGGAATGTAGGGCATACTATCACAGTGGATGAATTGCATAATACCTTTACTTGCAAGGCAacctttttttgttaaatgagACTTGGCCCTTAGTTAAAAACCCTTGTGTCAGATTTGGGTTGTTTGAATTGAAAAATGATGCTCATTGCTTTTGTCACTTATGTCACTCTTGTAGCTGCAGTTTTATAGTACTTATAGATTGTTCTTCTTGGAAGATGCACAGGTTTTGGGGGGCACAACAATGTGTTTAGATCCCCCTTGTATTGATTGAAAGTCAAGGTTTTATTATAGGCTATATTATGAGAGATATTAGGTGCTTTGTTTTGCAGTTTTCTTAGTTTTACATCTGTGCCTTTTGTTTTATGCTCTTTAATTCCAGCCTTTTGTTTACTCATTCCTGTATATGTATTTCTTAGTCAGTGCTCTGAGGCTACTATTAGTTCCACTTGCACAGTAACAACAAACACATAAGCTATCAACCTATTCAGCCTGTAATATGCTGAGAATCTGGGAGCTTCATTTAATTTTGCCcatcacatttttattattttagctaGAAATCACACCAAGTTTAATTCTCAAACTATTATCTGTTCTTGGAAGGAAATGGCATTTTCATGGACTGTGCTGCAGTATGAGTGCAGAATCATGTTTCATCTGTACTTTTCATAATAATCACCCATTTACTAGAATCCGGTAGTACTCTACATGTGTCCGGGCCTtagtggggaaaaaagcattTGAGTAAGGTCTCTTCTGTACTCTTATCACACTGTTGAATATTTtccatgtgtacatgtatgtgtgatgTCTTAGGTGCTATTGTGTGAAACACTTTTCATATACGCCATCAAATTAGGTTTGAAAATTGATGTTAAGCTCCCTATACAGTTCTACCGACAATCAGGGACAGACAGGCACCCATATTAATCatcaaatactttatttttcCACATCCAACATTCCTGCTAGAATGTATAAAAAATATCCAACTGTAAATacattgtatatttttatgttccaAGAAGTACTGTTAGGTCGTTGTGTGAATAGACAGAAAAGTCTTGTGCAAGAGACACTTGTAGTCAGTGGAAGGCACATTAATTAGTTTTCCAGCATTTATTTCATTCAACAATGAATCGATATCACTTGCTGACAAGATGTGGCTTTCTGAGGTTTGTATATATTTCACCACTGTTATCAGaagaaaatgtatgttttttttctttcttttttttttttttacagttttattgatGATTGGTTAAAGTGAATTTAGATCTTTTTATGTATATGCAGTTGATTGTGCATTATGGGATTCACTGTATACAGCTGTTAATGAAAAGCCACCACCCCCAGAAAATGTACTCCACCTGAAATCAGTGTTTTTAGTATCAAATATTTAACCTCAACAGCTGTGGTCAGCTTGAATTCAGGAcggttaaaatacattttggttgGAGTGTAATTCAAAAAATAAGTTTTGTGGTTGGAATATTTCACTACCTACCAATTTCATTGAAGCAGTTATTAAAAGCACAGTGCAGATGAGTAATTCTGCGTCGGTAAATTGTTTCCCACAAAGTCATTATGGAGAAGTTTCAATTCAATTAAGCAATTGCATCTGTTGATGGAAATTCATAAATTATATGAGCAGTACTCtggtatttttttccttttaattaactATTGTCAGTAACATGGCCATAAGTGTCCTTGTATAagctagagaaaaaaaaaaattgttttgtgtAAAGATCTGAATTATGAATTTTTTgataaaaactatttttgaaACATGTCATTTAAGGCActgatatgtacagtatatcataTGCAATCACTATTGGTACCCTCATTTATCTCTGTACAAGTCGTTTGTGTCAAGATCACTCAAATGCGGACCGGAATCTGAACTTTGAATTTGGCATTTTCATACTTTTAAAGGACTTGACGAGGAAGCCCTACTGCTTCACTGTAAGGTTGATCTTAAGTTAGACAGTAAGGTTTATTTGCATGGTCTCTAACTTGTTGGGTCGCGTGAACTTGTTTTTTGAATAatgtgcagctttaattgtagCTGATTAATTTCAGTCAAGTAACCCATATGATTAGATTTTTTGCAATATATTATGATTTGTAAACGATCTgattaaattgttgttttgattGTTGTGTGTCATGTCcttatgaataaaataattcacAGTATTTGACCTTGAATTGTTTTTTGATATTCAAAGGCCATTCAGCTTATAGTGCCATTCAGAATACAATTTACTGTATATGACATTCATAGAAAGTCTAGGAAACGATAAAATAATATATGTAGTTGGTTGTAAGTGTAGGCTGCAACAAACAATACATTGATTGATTATTTAGGCATATAGATGAAATGTTAGGCAATTGgaaaaatgtccatcaaaaAGTCCCAGAGTACTATTTTAAGTCTTAAAAAGGTTTTGTCTGATCAGCAGTCCAAACCAAAAGATATCCATCCTCACATTGGAGAAGGTGGAATTGGGTTTTCAattgaaaaattatttaaaacaattaaaaatatttcaaaattgtaataaacataaataattgTTGTCATTAGTCTAACCATTTCAACATTAAATCCACATATAACGTTATTTGTAATCaagtctgtctctgtcacttCCTATTGTCAGAAATAGGCTTAAAAAACCACCCTCATGGGTTAAAAACATAATCTACCCTTCCAAAACCTGGAGTCTAAACATGTTTTAGGAAAGAATTCCACACATAACAAGATAAGGGTATTGAGTGCTACGTGCATTTTTCAGCTTTAATCATTAGTCAACCTTACTGCAGTCCTTGCCAAAACTAACACAGGATCCTTATGTATAGCAGCAACACACCCTGTAAGGCAAGCAGTGACAACACATCCATCTAAAGTTACCTGCCGGCTGCTGAAGTTTTCATAACAGCAGGAGGACCTGGCCCTGTTAATAGTGACTGCACTCATCACTGAGGCACAATGGACGAATGAAATTAGTTGTCAGCAttagtcttctttttttttcataatggaAGAATAATGTGGGACTCTGTGAAAGGTAGGTTTAGCTAACTGTTGAGATTAGCTGGAGACAACCTCCACGCCAAACGCAATTTAAAAATCTGTCATTTATTGACTTTGTATTGATTGTATTTGCCTTGTAAAAATACCTTTTCTGAAGGCATCTGGCGCTACTCGGTAGTCCACCAACAAagactttctttttgtttccatc is part of the Micropterus dolomieu isolate WLL.071019.BEF.003 ecotype Adirondacks linkage group LG07, ASM2129224v1, whole genome shotgun sequence genome and harbors:
- the znf148 gene encoding zinc finger protein 148 isoform X2 — protein: MNTEDKLEGMLLKCSSGGIDGGGRVGLVSGGGLVVMTLGERSLANHPLLAEDEDDEDDDEAMTGSSLVTHDLVPPEQLMMQEEMTKNGGGGGEEEGGGELSIKQELPVQMKKDKKGVKDLMVCPKKKKRKQRSPAKILSINDDGSLGIQNPKCHICVHCNAAFRTNYHLQRHVFIHTGEKPFECSQCDMRFIQKYLLQRHEKIHTGEKPFRCDECGMRFIQKYHMERHKRTHSGEKPYQCDYCHQYFSRTDRVLKHRRMCHENRERKANKAAGKVGPLREADSLGLSFLTKECSLPKKKRQKCADRSSGASTANQTDGPAASVVGMEEKEEQRQNKIEGLPLYAVPSKVKHEYVIADYSVELPEETAGQHQEGEVSSEDTTPPKLVLKKVPKRSLKQSNEQTPPCLSTLSSFEENTKVTQYTFEIVDKQGLLDVESNTELESVETLQGGPTKPAASSTNYDDAMQFLKKKRYLQAAMANNSRDYGLNTSSISSQPPVTQTVVSAVIDETVPATILEPQPISAEIKATHDKHVLPDEVLQTLLDHYSNKANGQSDISFSVADTEVTSSISINSSDVSDNSPGESLGASSAQAQPATEKVSLLQEYSKFLQQALERTSQNDSYLTSQSLSLVSENPTLAGQPLFSTEKQFPSPSRFKSGMSSPLRSTLEKPHFGLLVGDSQHSFSFSGDETTPPSAVSPAEEDFLGQVSPSKKTDSPQGILQTFQITSFDQNFKSTFQTSRSGSSAQFTVANGQLSLRGHSTDFSEFPLVRVTETRSQLNSSPDVSSSETFG
- the znf148 gene encoding zinc finger protein 148 isoform X1, with translation MNTEDKLEGMLLKCSSGGIDGGGRVGLVSGGGLVVMTLGERSLANHPLLAEDEDDEDDDEAMTGSSLVTHDLVPPEQLMMQEEMTKNGGGGGEEEGGGEVGVHFPLKLTNKLPYLLHMPLSIKQELPVQMKKDKKGVKDLMVCPKKKKRKQRSPAKILSINDDGSLGIQNPKCHICVHCNAAFRTNYHLQRHVFIHTGEKPFECSQCDMRFIQKYLLQRHEKIHTGEKPFRCDECGMRFIQKYHMERHKRTHSGEKPYQCDYCHQYFSRTDRVLKHRRMCHENRERKANKAAGKVGPLREADSLGLSFLTKECSLPKKKRQKCADRSSGASTANQTDGPAASVVGMEEKEEQRQNKIEGLPLYAVPSKVKHEYVIADYSVELPEETAGQHQEGEVSSEDTTPPKLVLKKVPKRSLKQSNEQTPPCLSTLSSFEENTKVTQYTFEIVDKQGLLDVESNTELESVETLQGGPTKPAASSTNYDDAMQFLKKKRYLQAAMANNSRDYGLNTSSISSQPPVTQTVVSAVIDETVPATILEPQPISAEIKATHDKHVLPDEVLQTLLDHYSNKANGQSDISFSVADTEVTSSISINSSDVSDNSPGESLGASSAQAQPATEKVSLLQEYSKFLQQALERTSQNDSYLTSQSLSLVSENPTLAGQPLFSTEKQFPSPSRFKSGMSSPLRSTLEKPHFGLLVGDSQHSFSFSGDETTPPSAVSPAEEDFLGQVSPSKKTDSPQGILQTFQITSFDQNFKSTFQTSRSGSSAQFTVANGQLSLRGHSTDFSEFPLVRVTETRSQLNSSPDVSSSETFG